The genomic region CTCGACACCGGATTGCCTCCGATGGAAGTAAAACTGTTGTTGACAACGGTCCCCGGGCCGTTGAGCCCGATATCATAAATCTGCTGAAATCCACTGGTTTGATTTTGTGCTGCGTAAGTGACGTCGATGGCAAATGCCCGATCGTTGAAGAAATCGTTCTTGGCGTTGTTGCCGCTTAAGTCCGTGGCATACTCCAGCTTGATCGCCAGGTTTTGATCGTATCCGGAAAAAGACAATCCTAAGCTTTGAGAGCCTAATGTTGCTCCAATAGTGCTCGCGCTATACACGGGACTGCTGCCAATGGTGGGCGATCCATTCAAGCCCGGCAGCGTGGTTCCTGCTGGGCCACCAGCGTATCCGCTGTTGGAGCCCCAATCGAGCCAGGAATCTGTATTTGTGAAAGTATTGCCACCGTCCGTGGCCTGCTCCCAATTTCCAATCACCGCTAATTGTGCCTGGACGGCTTGGGCAGAAAAAAGAAATGTTAGAACAAGAAGTAATGCGGTGGCCCCACGACAAAAGCAAGCTGAGCGTGACATACTGTTCCTCTCTTGATATGTCAGTTCCCCCTAATTCAGCAAAATACAACTTAAAACGGCGTGCGTCGTTGCGCAGCAACCCGATGGCTTTTTTACTTGCCGTTCAAAATGAACCGACTATTCCGCAGGGCATGTTGCAGTCATGCCGCTGCGAACGAATTGATTATTCCTCAGGCAACATTCCGTCGCCGCTTGGCAATCAACCCGAGTGCGGCCATTCCCAGTCCGGCCAACACAATCGTGGCGGGTTCGGGAACCGCGCTCAGAGTGAAATTGTCGAAATAGATATCGGAGGGTGCACCACCTCCGTTGTTGGTCTGGAATTCTAACTGGATGAAGCCGGGACTTGCCGAGATGGCAGCCTTATAGGCGTCGTAATTGATCGACACCGTGTTAAC from Pirellulales bacterium harbors:
- a CDS encoding dockerin type I domain-containing protein, which gives rise to MSRSACFCRGATALLLVLTFLFSAQAVQAQLAVIGNWEQATDGGNTFTNTDSWLDWGSNSGYAGGPAGTTLPGLNGSPTIGSSPVYSASTIGATLGSQSLGLSFSGYDQNLAIKLEYATDLSGNNAKNDFFNDRAFAIDVTYAAQNQTSGFQQIYDIGLNGPGTVVNNSFTSIGGNPVSSIGGKSTNVFYGAGPTSDFTYTLAVDYSSYLSLFTSNSYAELIFATNSDSLHNTFYFDNARLYTPGDMNNDGHVDSTDIAAMELALTNPTLYQTTYFNSNPNYTTSDMGLIGDVNGDGVFNNLDVQALLNKLLSGGGSVAPVPEPASLALLVLAIPALWAVKKKRR